One Oryza brachyantha chromosome 3, ObraRS2, whole genome shotgun sequence DNA segment encodes these proteins:
- the LOC102701148 gene encoding xyloglucan galactosyltransferase KATAMARI1 homolog, which yields MERAGAQKSGKRLLPRLLFLAALSFTPWLLIFCLHFSVFDGAPPVRSPHLSLVAVVSDGGEDAQAQRFLLEQEEQLGRLPSARDVTTTTVAAAAAAGDAACEGRYVYIHDLPARFNEDILRNCGEWYQWIDMCVYLGNGGLGEPVDNADGAFADEGWYATDHFGLDVIFHSRIKQYECLTGDSSRAAAVFVPFYAGFDVVQHLWGSNASVKDAASLDLVDWLTHRPEWRAMGGRDHFVLSGRTAWDHQRQTDSDSEWGNKFLRLPAVQNMTVLFVEKTPWTEHDFAVPYPTYFHPAKDAEIFQWQQRMRAMKREWLFTFAGGTRPGDPNSIRHHLVRQCGGSSFCNLIQCRKGEKKCLIPSTFMRVFQGTRFCLQPPGDTYTRRSAFDAMLAGCVPVFFHPASAYTQYKWHLPDEHDSYSVFIAEEDIRSGNVSIEETLRKIPPDVAEKMTETVINLAPRLLYADPRSKLETMKDAVDLTVEAVIERVKKLRKEMHRSGAGASASTRLSTTSADANTSGGVQSS from the coding sequence ATGGAGAGGGCCGGCGCCCAGAAAAGCGGCAAACGGTTGCTGCctcgcctcctcttcctcgccgcccTGTCGTTCACGCCGTGGCTTCTCATATTCTGCCTCCACTTCTCCGTCTTcgacggcgcgccgccggtcagATCGCCGCACCtgtcgctcgtcgccgtcgtgtcggacggcggcgaggacgcaCAGGCGCAGCGTTTCCTCCTCGAGCAGGAGGAGCAGCTCGGGAGGCTCCCGTCGGCACGTGATgtcacgacgacgacggtggcggcagcggcagcggcaggggACGCCGCCTGCGAGGGGCGGTACGTGTACATCCACGACCTGCCGGCGCGGTTCAACGAAGACATCTTGCGCAACTGCGGCGAGTGGTACCAGTGGATCGACATGTGCGTGTACCTCGGCAacggcggcctcggcgagcCGGTGGACAACGCGGACGGCGCGTTCGCCGACGAGGGGTGGTACGCCACGGACCACTTCGGCCTCGACGTCATCTTCCACAGCCGCATCAAGCAGTACGAGTGCCTCACCGGCGactcctcccgcgccgccgccgtcttcgtGCCGTTCTACGCCGGCTTCGACGTCGTGCAGCACCTCTGGGGAAGCAACGCGTCGGTCAAGGACGCCGCGTCGCTGGATCTCGTCGACTGGCTCACGCACCGCCCCGAGTGGCGCGCCATGGGCGGCCGCGACCACTTCGTGCTGTCCGGGAGGACGGCGTGGGATCACCAGCGGCAGACGGACAGCGACTCGGAGTGGGGCAACAAGTTCCTCCGCCTGCCGGCCGTGCAGAACATGACGGTACTCTTCGTCGAGAAGACGCCGTGGACGGAGCACGACTTCGCCGTGCCGTACCCGACCTACTTCCACCCGGCGAAGGACGCCGAAATCTTCCAGTGGCAGCAGCGGATGCGCGCCATGAAGCGCGAGTGGCTCTTCACCTTCGCCGGCGGCACGCGCCCCGGGGACCCCAACTCCATCCGTCACCACCTCGTCCGGCAGTGCGGCGGCTCCAGCTTCTGCAACCTGATCCAGTGCCGGAAGGGCGAGAAGAAGTGCCTCATCCCGAGCACCTTCATGCGCGTGTTCCAGGGCACGCGCTTCTGCCTTCAGCCACCCGGCGACACGTACACGCGGCGGTCGGCGTTCGACGCCATGCTGGCCGGCTGCGTGCCGGTGTTCTTCCACCCGGCGTCCGCGTACACGCAGTACAAGTGGCACCTCCCTGACGAGCACGACTCCTACTCGGTGTTCATCGCCGAGGAGGACATCCGCAGCGGCAACGTCAGCATCGAGGAGACGCTCCGCAAGATCCCGCCGGACGTCGCGGAGAAGATGACGGAGACGGTGATCAACCTCGCACCGAGGCTGTTGTATGCTGACCCTAGGTCCAAGCTGGAGACGATGAAGGACGCCGTGGATTTGACGGTGGAGGCGGTAATCGAGAGGGTCAAGAAGCTGAGGAAGGAGATGCaccgctccggcgccggcgccagcgcATCGACGCGGCTCTCAACGACATCAGCTGATGCAAACACCAGTGGAGGTGTGCAATCGAGTTAG
- the LOC102706829 gene encoding dirigent protein 16, whose product MFSFALPAVPLFVLAIATLHIPATHAQMPSAATTGAAVSATNPQSGAGGVHEPLELYIHDILGGSSPTARPITGLLGNIYNGQVPFARPIGFATPKNGVPIPNSNGAIPTYNGNNGIPLDTGLAGAGFAQPAKGGGSAQVQVGPDGLSLGFGTITVIDDVLTSGPDLGAQPLGRAQGVYVASAADGSAQMMAFTAMMEGGEYGDTLNFFGVYKVGSALCRLSITGGTGKFKGAGGFAEVRPLIASGQHVTDGAETLLRITVHLAY is encoded by the coding sequence atgtttagctTCGCATTGCCAGCCGTTCCTCTCTTCGTTCTTGCCATCGCCACGCTCCACATTCCCGCCACCCACGCGCAGATGCCCTCCGCGGCGACGACaggcgccgccgtctccgcgaCCAACCCACagtccggcgccggcggcgtacACGAGCCCCTGGAGCTGTACATTCACGACATCCTCGGCGGCTCGAGCCCGACGGCGCGGCCCATCACCGGGTTGCTCGGCAACATCTACAACGGGCAGGTCCCCTTCGCGCGGCCCATCGGCTTCGCGACGCCCAAGAACGGCGTGCCGATCCCCAACTCCAACGGCGCCATCCCCACCTACAACGGCAACAACGGCATCCCGCTGGAcaccggcctcgccggcgccggcttcgCGCAGCCAGCGAagggcggcggctcggcgcaGGTGCAGGTCGGCCCCGACGGGCTCAGCCTCGGGTTCGGCACCATCACCGTCATCGACGACGTCCTCACGAGCGGGCCGGACCTCGGCGCGCAGCCGCTCGGCCGCGCGCAGGGCGTCTACGTGGCGAGCGCCGCCGACGGGTCGGCGCAGATGATGGCGTTCACGGCGATGATGGAGGGCGGCGAGTACGGCGACACGCTCAACTTCTTCGGTGTCTACAAGGTGGGCTCCGCCCTGTGCCGGCTGTCCATCACCGGCGGCACCGGCAAGTTCaagggcgccggcggcttcgCCGAGGTGCGGCCGCTGATCGCCTCCGGGCAGCACGTCACCGACGGCGCCGAGACGCTGCTCAGGATCACTGTCCATCTCGCGTACTAG
- the LOC102700873 gene encoding LOW QUALITY PROTEIN: xyloglucan galactosyltransferase KATAMARI1 homolog (The sequence of the model RefSeq protein was modified relative to this genomic sequence to represent the inferred CDS: inserted 2 bases in 1 codon) — MRLSVISSWILTPQLIKSAPRGGGEXKGMEKVAIGLLPPLRFIAAIAVVSWTSFIYYHFSLLSGGLLQLGHGRDDSADPCRGRYIYVHDLPRRFNADILRDCRKTSDHWPDMCGFVSNAGLGRPLVDRAGGGVLSGEAGWYGTHQFALDAIFHNRMKQYECLTNHSAVADAVFVPFYAGFDFVRYHWGYDNATRDAASVDLTQWLMRQPEWGRMGGRDHFLVAGRTGWDFRRDTNINPDWGTNLLVMPGGRDMSVLVLESSLLHGSDYAVPYPTYFHPRSDADVFRWQDRVRGMQRRWLMSFVGAPRPDDASNIRAQIIAQCNASSACSQLGCAFGSSQCHSPGNIMRLFQKSTFCLQPPGDSYTRRSVFDSMVAGCIPVFFHTATAYRQYTWHLPRDHAAYSVFIPDRDVRAGNVNIEATLRAIPAAAVERMREEVIRLIPAVIYADPRSKLETVKDAFDVAVEGIIDRVDMARGGYGRSWLRPKQSSHQALDAKRRKLI, encoded by the exons ATGAGACTAAGTGTGATTAGTTCTTGGATCTTGACTCCGCAGCTGATCAAATCTGCACCGAGAGGCGGTGGGGA GAAGGGGATGGAGAAGGTGGCGATCGGGTTGTTGCCGCCGCTGCGGTTCATCGCCGCGATCGCCGTCGTCTCGTGGACGTCGTTCATCTACTACCATTTCTCCTTGCTCAGCGGCGGGTTGCTGCAGCTCGGGCATGGCCGCGACGACAGCGCCGACCCGTGCCGGGGAAGGTACATCTACGTGCACGACCTGCCCCGCCGCTTCAACGCCGACATCCTCCGCGACTGCCGGAAGACGAGCGACCACTGGCCCGACATGTGCGGGTTCGTCAGCAACGCCGGCCTCGGCCGGCCGCTCGTCGaccgagccggcggcggcgtgctgtCCGGCGAGGCCGGGTGGTACGGCACGCACCAGTTCGCGCTGGACGCCATCTTCCACAACCGGATGAAGCAGTACGAGTGCCTGACCAACCACTCGGCGGTGGCCGACGCGGTGTTCGTCCCGTTCTACGCCGGCTTCGACTTCGTCCGCTACCACTGGGGGTACGACAACGCGACGAGGGACGCGGCGTCGGTCGACCTCACGCAGTGGCTGATGAGGCAGCCGGAGTGGGGGCGCATGGGCGGCCGCGACCACTTCCTCGTCGCCGGGAGGACGGGGTGGGACTTCCGGAGGGACACCAACATCAACCCCGACTGGGGCACCAACCTCCTCGTCATGCCGGGCGGCCGGGACATGTCGGTGCTCGTCCTGGAGTCCTCGCTGCTCCACGGCAGCGACTACGCCGTGCCGTACCCGACCTACTTCCACCCGAGGTCCGACGCCGACGTGTTCCGGTGGCAGGACAGGGTGCGCGGCATGCAGCGCCGGTGGCTCATGTCGTTCGTcggcgcgccgcggccggaCGACGCGAGCAACATCCGCGCGCAGATCATCGCGCAATGCAACGCGTCGAGCGCGTGCAGCCAGCTCGGCTGCGCGTTCGGCAGCAGCCAGTGCCACTCCCCGGGCAACATCATGCGCCTCTTCCAGAAATCCACCTTCTGCCTGCAGCCGCCGGGGGACTCGTACACGCGGCGGTCGGTGTTCGACTCGATGGTCGCCGGCTGCATCCCGGTGTTCTTCCACACCGCGACGGCGTACCGGCAGTACACGTGGCACCTCCCCAGGGACCACGCCGCGTACTCGGTGTTCATCCCCGACCGCGACGTGCGCGCCGGCAACGTGAACATCGAGGCGACGCTCCGGGcgatccccgccgccgccgtggagcgGATGCGGGAGGAGGTGATCCGCCTCATCCCGGCGGTGATATACGCCGACCCGAGATCGAAGCTGGAGACGGTGAAGGACGCcttcgacgtcgccgtcgagggGATCATCGACAGAGTCGACATGGCCCGGGGAGGCTACGGGAGGTCGTGGCTCCGGCCGAAGCAATCTAGCCACCAAGCACTAGACGCTAAACGACGCAAACTAATTTAA
- the LOC102701424 gene encoding ribosome maturation protein SBDS codes for MSRTLVQPVGQKRLTNVAVVRLRKHGQRFEIACFPNKVLSWRTRVEKDLDEVLQSHTVYSNVSKGVLAKSKDLLKAFGTEDQTQICLEILDKGELQVSGKEREAQLSSQFHEVATIVMDKTINPETRRPYTITMIERLMHDVHFAVDPNLTSKEQALKVIKKLTEHFPIKRAPLRVRFTAPKSKFASLTEKLGEWNANVISKDESGNQPSVVCEIEPSILHMCEERLKDVQGRVEVLSVSAHAEGGSSVDHYESTEESRSVPAVETDPVAQIGQAMQKQSISSTTENLGQGLGKQQRRCKECDVLVEDKLYREHCKSGWHKHNYTRHKNGLPALSQEECLVEMELADSKRDLKDYDF; via the exons ATGTCGCGGACGCTGGTGCAGCCCGTGGGGCAGAAGCGGCTGACGAACGTGGCGGTGGTGCGGCTCCGCAAGCATGGGCAGCGGTTCGAGATTGCCTGCTTCCCCAACAAGGTGCTCTCATGGCGGACGCGCGTGGAGAAGGACCTGGACGAGGTGCTCCAGTCCCACACCGTCTACTCCAACGTCTCCAAGGGCGTCCTCGCCAAGTCCAAGGACCTCCTCAAGGCCTTCGGCACCGAAGACCAGACCCAAATCTGCCTCGAGATCCTCGACAAGGGCGAGCTCCAGGTCTCCGGCAAGGAGCGCGAGGCCCAGCTCTCCTCCCAGTTCCACGAGGTCGCCACCATCGTCATGGACAAGACAATCAATCCGGAGACACGCCGCCCCTACACCATCACCATGATTGAGCGCCTCATGCACGACGTCCATTTCGCCGTCGACCCCAACCTCACCTCCAAGGAACAG GCACTGAAAGTTATTAAAAAGCTTACAGAGCATTTCCCCATAAAGCGTGCACCATTGAGGGTGCGGTTCACTGCACCAAAGTCCAAATTTGCAAGCCTTACTGAGAAGCTTGGAGAGTGGAATGCTAATGTTATTTCAAAGGATGAATCTGGAAACCAGCCTTCTGtt GTGTGTGAGATTGAGCCATCTATTCTGCACATGTGTGAGGAGAGATTGAAGGATGTGCAAGGGAGGGTGGAAGTACTCTCAGTATCAGCGCATGCAGAAGGTGGCTCGTCTGTGGATCATTATGAAAGCACTGAAGAGTCTCGATCAGTGCCTGCAGTGGAGACTGATCCTGTTGCTCAGATAGGCCAGGCCATGCAGAAACAGTCCATTTCAAGCACGACAGAAAATCTGGGTCAGGGACTAGGCAAACAGCAGAGGAGATGCAAAGAATGTGATGTTCTTGTGGAGGACAAGTTGTATCGGGAGCATTGCAAATCTGGGTGGCACAAACACAACTACACACGGCACAAGAACGGCCTTCCTGCACTCAGCCAAGAGGAGTGCTTGGTGGAAATGGAATTAGCTGACTCCAAGAGGGACCTAAAGGACTATGATTTCTGA
- the LOC102707106 gene encoding uncharacterized protein LOC102707106: MSHVESAPGADDLAPVLENLIASWDDSTCSGVSHCMLHKSILQDAFKYSHLDTTNCLGPFLTFGAKAGSWCVRHLLWSVESIDESEVAQEEEHSRLFPEIIALTLDISANLLPVASKCIAKDTVHAVGDFILELLTLTESSILDNKKLGSTGHVAKAAPVFLDETIKLCRGCFEAAKSDQCIMSMPKEEIIVEHKEPDLVSNVAQITACTIQSLCKIGTYAASSGGSQVILLNISWKGIISLLQLGKGTIEGKVNVREIILIPISIAIESLRIATETWCVPLQEVLGTTEARRAFLPIKYFLMNAVRICSIYPSEAMAIYKNIIRCALVISYSSILFCRNPQLKAASELVFELLEPSSFLLLDTLMKSPEVSPESKCQLVEYLLEKVETNNPENTGQVDHRMNFASLGCIFSVDSDGDNINRALLPAEFTVFLHLLNASPWLTEEVVIELCKKLHPLLNILILEDVYSYVLGCQIPALSGAEDAPGVVWQPIYTSLIQALKTFMIAASASSAAWSDFEVFLLENLFHPHFLCLGILTELWCFFVHYAETEASTYLINQLLILLKTLASPDEVFAPLSSLRKLARALCTILSYASPATIDQIYTCALNDNSYESSILYLALLMEGFPFESLSVGTKELALKTLFTAFAGYLQKQNYLNNHGEIDLPTSSSSGVVGLPVHALASALQSCEIKDTITVNEKSIATIFKIAISLINMYRTSPDGSKNLLVQHISSILVIITHMRHLCAFSELEKLTLELHTLFMSGPDNSIAAISQCKPSMASFMAILGHLNTTEDDANILCSAMWDLFHFLLRERHWALIHLVVGSFGYFAARTSFAQLWKFVPEDAALSYNTSTGVDIDENGFMLELKAFLEKEVALKDDKWSEEQMCYLVSEGKMLKKLVESCLEIPLAPEPEKILITNDVRKTRKRKMPDGICEGMTLVQNGLKIMRGALSETDLGELKDRFAIHLSRLEDAVSHIASFSDNI; encoded by the exons ATGTCCCACGTTGAATCCGCCCCTGGTGCAGATGATCTGGCCCCAGTACTTGAAAATCTCATC GCATCATGGGATGATTCTACATGTTCTGGCGTATCGCACTGCATGCTACACAAGTCAATTTTACAGGATGCTTTTAAATACTCACATTTAGATACAACCAATTGCTTGGGGCCATTTCTTACTTTTGGTGCGAAG GCTGGCTCATGGTGTGTGAGGCATCTCCTGTGGTCTGTTGAATCGATTGACGAATCTGAAGTTGCCCAAGAGGAAGAGCACTCCAGATTATTTCCTGAG ATAATTGCACTGACCTTAGATATATCTGCCAATCTCCTTCCCGTTGCATCTAAATGCATTGCCAAAGATACAGTGCATGCTGTTGGCGATTTTATTTTGGAGCTACTAACCCTGACAGAAAGCTCAATACTTGACAACAAG AAACTCGGATCTACAGGACATGTTGCTAAGGCTGCACCTGTTTTTCTAGATGAAACAATTAAACTGTGCAGAGGGTGCTTTGAGGCTGCAAAATCAGATCAGTGCATAATGAGCATGCCTAAAGAAGAGATAATTGTGGAACACAAAGAGCCAGATCTTGTTAGCAACGTGGCCCAGATTACAGCATGCACTATTCAATCCTTGTGTAAAATAGGAACCTATGCAGCATCCAGTGGTGGGAGCCAGGTGATTTTACTGAATATATCATGGAAGGGCATAATTTCCTTACTACAGCTTGGTAAAGGAACGATAGAAGGAAAAGTGAATGTAAGAGAGATCATTTTAATTCCTATCTCCATTGCCATTGAATCTCTGAGGATTGCTACTGAGACATGGTGTGTGCCATTACAAGAAGTCCTTGGTACCACTGAAGCTAGAAGGGCATTCTTACCAATCAAATATTTCCTAATGAACGCCGTAAGGATTTGTTCAATATATCCATCCGAAGCAATGGCAATATACAAGAACATAATTAGGTGTGCACTGGTGATTTCATACTCAAGCATTCTATTCTGCAGAAATCCCCAGTTGAAAGCAGCAAGTGAATTAGTTTTTGAGTTACTGGAGCCTAGTTCCTTTCTTCTGCTAGACACACTTATGAAGTCACCAGAAGTAAGTCCAGAGTCCAAATGCCAGCTTGTGGAGTACTTGTTAGAAAAGGTAGAAACTAATAATCCAGAGAACACAGGACAAGTTGATCATAGAATGAATTTTGCTTCATTGGGTTGCATTTTTTCTGTGGATTCTGATGGTGATAATATAAACAGGGCACTTTTACCTGCTGAATTTACTGTCTTTTTGCACCTCCTCAATGCTTCCCCATGGTTGACAGAAGAGGTGGTCATTGAATTATGTAAGAAGCTACATCCGCTTCTAAATATCTTAATATTAGAAGATGTTTACTCATACGTCCTTGGCTGCCAAATTCCTGCCCTAAGTGGTGCTGAAGATGCTCCTGGAGTTGTCTGGCAACCTATATATACTTCTCTTATACAAGCCTTGAAGACTTTTATGattgctgcttctgcttcaaGTGCTGCTTGGAGTGACTTTGAAGTCTTCTTACTTGAGAACCTTTTCCATCCCCATTTCCTTTGCTTGGGAATTCTAACAGAGCTATGGTGTTTCTTCGTGCATTATGCTGAAACTGAAGCTTCGACCTATTTGATCAATCAGCTACTTATTCTGTTAAAGACTCTAGCATCACCGGATGAAGTTTTTGCACCTCTCAGTTCTCTGAGGAAGCTTGCACGTGCATTGTGTACCATCTTGAGCTATGCATCGCCTGCGAccattgatcaaatttataccTGTGCGCTGAATGATAACTCTTACGAGTCATCAATCCTGTACTTAGCACTATTGATGGAAGGATTTCCTTTTGAGTCATTATCTGTTGGTACAAAGGAACTTGCTTTGAAGACACTGTTCACTGCATTTGCTGGGTATCTACAGAAACAGAACTATTTGAATAATCATGGAGAAATTGACTTGCCAACTTCTTCTAGCTCGGGTGTAGTAGGGCTTCCTGTACATGCTCTAGCCTCTGCGTTGCAGAGTTG TGAAATAAAGGACACAATTACTGTAAATGAAAAAAGTATTGCTACTATATTCAAGATCGCAATCTCTCTCATTAATATGTATAGAACTTCACCTGATGGCAGTAAGAACCTCCTTGTCCAGCACATCAGTTCCATATTAGTTATTATTACACACATGAGGCATCTTTGTGCGTTCAGTGAGCTGGAAAAGTTAACTTTGGAGCTGCACACACTGTTCATGTCTGGTCCTGATAATTCAATTGCAGCAATCTCTCAATGCAAACCATCAATGGCTTCATTTATGGCAATTCTTGGTCATTTGAACACTACTGAAGATGACGCTAACATACTTTGTTCTGCAATGTGGGATCTATTCCATTTCTTGCTGAGGGAGCGCCATTGGGCACTCATTCACCTTGTAGTGGGCTCCTTTGGGTACTTTGCTGCTCGCACATCTTTTGCACAACTCTGGAAATTTGTTCCTGAAGATGCCGCCCTTTCCTATAACACTAGCACGGGGGTGGACATAGATGAAAACGGGTTTATGTTGGAATTAAAAGCCTTCCTTGAAAAAGAGGTAGCCTTGAAAGATGACAAATGGTCCGAGGAGCAAATGTGTTATCTAGTTTCAGAGGGGAAGATGCTGAAGAAACTGGTTGAATCATGCCTTGAAATTCCACTAGCTCCAGAGCCtgagaaaattttgattacCAATGATGTGAGGAAAAcaaggaagaggaagatgcCGGATGGAATTTGTGAAGGAATGACGCTTGTACAGAACGGTCTCAAGATCATGCGGGGCGCTCTCAGTGAAACAGACTTGGGGGAGCTGAAGGACAGGTTTGCTATACACTTGTCGCGCCTTGAGGACGCAGTTTCTCACATTGCTAGTTTCTCTGATAATATCTGA